The following are encoded together in the Syntrophorhabdus sp. genome:
- a CDS encoding response regulator, translating to MNPKKVLIVDDEPAILGTLQQIFERSGYEALTAESAEKALGILENETVMIMFLDLNLPGMSGVDLCRLIRKKNRIAIIHALTGYVNIFGQIECREAGFDDFFVKPVDINVLLRAAEGAVEKLHRWKVDEYEVI from the coding sequence ATGAATCCAAAGAAGGTGTTGATAGTTGATGACGAGCCGGCCATTCTGGGTACGTTGCAGCAGATATTCGAAAGGAGCGGTTACGAGGCCCTGACGGCCGAAAGCGCCGAAAAAGCCCTTGGCATCCTGGAGAACGAGACCGTTATGATAATGTTCCTGGACCTCAATCTTCCCGGGATGAGCGGTGTCGACCTCTGCAGGCTGATACGCAAGAAGAACCGTATTGCCATTATCCATGCCCTCACGGGCTACGTGAACATCTTCGGGCAGATAGAATGCCGCGAGGCTGGTTTCGATGATTTTTTCGTCAAGCCCGTGGACATCAACGTCCTCCTGAGAGCGGCCGAAGGCGCCGTGGAAAAGCTCCACAGGTGGAAGGTCGACGAATACGAAGTGATCTAG
- a CDS encoding uracil-DNA glycosylase, with amino-acid sequence MGVDEYAFAEREGPTLSELKKTVLSCERCALAKTRKNVVFGEGSPKADIVFVGEAPGEEEDNQGRPFVGRAGKLLDQLIERIGIKRSDVFICNVLKCRPPGNRDPEPDEAAACKEYLVAQLDIIRPRIICTLGRHAYNTLLETDAPISRIRGKLTTFRGIPLLPTYHPSYLLRSQTKIKEAWEDMDKLKTML; translated from the coding sequence ATGGGCGTCGATGAATATGCGTTTGCCGAAAGGGAAGGGCCGACGCTCTCGGAGCTCAAGAAGACGGTCCTCTCCTGCGAGAGGTGCGCTCTGGCGAAGACGCGCAAGAATGTCGTCTTCGGAGAAGGGAGCCCGAAGGCCGATATCGTCTTCGTCGGAGAGGCACCCGGAGAGGAAGAGGACAACCAGGGACGGCCCTTCGTCGGCAGGGCGGGCAAGCTCCTCGACCAGCTCATCGAACGCATCGGGATCAAGAGGAGCGATGTCTTCATCTGCAACGTTCTCAAGTGCCGGCCGCCCGGGAACCGCGACCCCGAGCCGGATGAGGCAGCGGCGTGCAAGGAATATCTCGTCGCGCAACTCGATATCATCCGGCCCCGCATCATCTGCACCCTCGGGCGCCACGCCTATAACACCCTCCTTGAAACGGATGCCCCGATATCACGCATCCGCGGCAAATTGACGACCTTCCGCGGCATTCCACTTTTGCCCACCTACCACCCCTCCTATCTCCTGCGCAGCCAGACCAAGATAAAGGAGGCCTGGGAAGACATGGACAAGCTAAAAACGATGCTCTAG
- a CDS encoding prenyltransferase: MRYILGPMKVPFLILTPMCILVGISTAMWSGARIDILSVVLIIIGAVCAHISVNALNEYCDFKSGLDFKTQRTPFSGGSGALQERPDKAGWALATGVVSLVLCFTIGMYFVFTVGVLLLPLGLLGMALIVFYTQWITKKPIVCLIAPGLAFGPLMVLGTHFVLTGSYSLTALLASLIPGFLVSDLLLLNQFPDVEADETVGRRHLPILLGRRNVARIYILFLAASYFPLFLGYALGVFPVHVFFALATTVIAVQTARGVLRYSEEMKSLVPYLGRNVIIDLATPALFAIGLMIAS, encoded by the coding sequence ATGAGGTACATACTCGGACCCATGAAGGTCCCGTTTCTGATCCTTACGCCGATGTGCATCCTCGTCGGGATATCGACAGCCATGTGGTCAGGCGCCAGGATCGATATCCTTTCCGTGGTCCTCATCATCATTGGCGCCGTCTGCGCCCACATCAGCGTCAACGCCCTCAACGAATACTGCGATTTCAAGAGCGGCCTCGACTTCAAGACGCAGAGGACCCCCTTCAGCGGAGGCAGCGGGGCTCTCCAGGAAAGGCCCGACAAGGCGGGATGGGCCCTCGCGACGGGGGTGGTGTCCCTTGTCCTCTGTTTCACCATCGGGATGTATTTTGTCTTCACCGTCGGCGTGCTCCTTTTACCCCTCGGGCTCCTCGGCATGGCTCTCATCGTCTTCTATACCCAGTGGATCACGAAGAAACCGATCGTCTGCCTCATCGCCCCCGGCCTGGCCTTCGGCCCTCTCATGGTGCTGGGCACGCATTTCGTCCTCACCGGCAGCTATTCCCTGACCGCCCTTCTTGCATCCCTCATCCCGGGTTTTCTCGTGAGCGACCTTCTCCTTCTCAACCAGTTCCCCGACGTGGAAGCCGACGAGACGGTGGGAAGGAGACACCTGCCCATCCTCCTCGGAAGACGGAATGTGGCAAGGATATACATACTCTTCCTTGCCGCCTCCTATTTTCCCCTTTTCCTCGGCTACGCCCTCGGCGTTTTCCCCGTCCACGTATTCTTCGCCCTTGCCACGACGGTCATAGCCGTCCAGACAGCGCGCGGCGTTTTGAGGTATTCCGAGGAGATGAAGAGCCTTGTTCCCTACCTGGGCAGAAATGTGATCATTGACCTCGCCACCCCGGCGCTTTTCGCTATCGGCCTTATGATCGCGTCGTAA